A single region of the Salicibibacter cibi genome encodes:
- the holA gene encoding DNA polymerase III subunit delta, translated as MSTYLQTKENITAGHFSSIYFFYGTEKYMMDDLVQQISRHALEDTVRDFNFSQFDMRDVPVQEGIEEAETVSFFGPGRVIVFQHARFLTGAKDKDMPPHDLKRLESFLDDPPPENIVVFAVEEQKVDERKKIVKKLKGVGETVEASPLQGDRLKQWIREKAKEENISLTAEASDELLGRSNSDLLTLEQEIRKCAQYVNFHGEIHAAIVRALVPRSLEDNIFQLIDAVSDSYPAKALQLFDDLLRNGEEPIKIIALIGRQFRLLNLAAEMDKRGYSQQKIARQLGVPPFVAKRLSAKAKTVKGEAVGRALSLIAETDYKMKQGAVEKKSGVALLIARLPRVLSA; from the coding sequence ATGAGCACATATTTGCAAACGAAGGAAAATATAACAGCCGGACATTTTTCCTCTATTTATTTTTTTTATGGTACGGAAAAGTATATGATGGATGACCTCGTTCAGCAAATTAGCCGGCATGCTCTGGAAGACACCGTGAGGGACTTCAATTTTTCGCAATTCGACATGAGGGACGTTCCCGTACAGGAAGGGATTGAAGAGGCGGAAACGGTAAGTTTTTTCGGTCCGGGAAGAGTGATTGTGTTTCAACATGCACGTTTTCTGACCGGAGCGAAAGATAAGGATATGCCGCCGCACGATTTGAAAAGATTGGAGTCTTTTTTAGATGACCCACCCCCGGAAAACATCGTTGTTTTTGCAGTTGAGGAACAGAAGGTGGACGAACGCAAAAAAATTGTAAAAAAATTAAAAGGTGTGGGCGAAACAGTGGAGGCCTCGCCCTTGCAAGGCGATCGATTAAAGCAGTGGATAAGGGAGAAGGCAAAAGAAGAAAACATTTCCTTAACAGCTGAGGCAAGTGATGAACTGCTGGGGCGATCGAATTCGGACTTATTAACATTAGAACAAGAAATACGAAAATGCGCCCAATATGTAAATTTCCATGGAGAAATTCATGCAGCCATTGTGCGCGCACTCGTTCCCAGAAGTTTAGAGGATAATATCTTTCAGCTTATCGATGCGGTAAGCGACAGCTATCCCGCAAAGGCGTTACAATTATTCGATGATTTACTCAGAAACGGGGAAGAACCGATAAAAATTATCGCTCTTATTGGCCGACAGTTTCGCTTGTTAAATCTTGCAGCGGAGATGGACAAGCGTGGATACAGCCAACAAAAAATAGCCAGGCAACTAGGGGTGCCCCCATTCGTCGCCAAACGTCTGTCCGCAAAAGCCAAAACGGTTAAGGGCGAAGCGGTTGGCCGTGCGCTTTCTTTAATTGCCGAAACCGACTACAAAATGAAGCAGGGCGCAGTGGAAAAAAAGAGCGGGGTGGCATTATTAATCGCCCGCCTGCCACGGGTATTATCGGCCTAA
- the rpsT gene encoding 30S ribosomal protein S20, whose amino-acid sequence MKGLANIKSAKKRVRLNEEQRVKNHAFKSSMRTAIKEFETKLENQDVEGAKDTFKLAEKKVDKAVSKGILHRNTAARKKSQMERKLNQATAS is encoded by the coding sequence GTGAAAGGATTGGCCAATATCAAATCAGCGAAAAAACGCGTACGCTTGAATGAAGAACAACGCGTGAAAAACCATGCGTTCAAATCGTCCATGCGTACCGCGATTAAAGAATTTGAAACGAAGCTTGAAAATCAAGATGTTGAAGGTGCAAAAGACACGTTCAAATTGGCAGAGAAAAAAGTGGACAAAGCCGTCAGCAAAGGCATTCTTCATAGAAATACCGCTGCTCGCAAAAAATCTCAAATGGAACGGAAACTGAATCAAGCGACCGCAAGCTAA
- the gpr gene encoding GPR endopeptidase, producing the protein MRYLELSSFQPRSDLAVEDENVLPNRDKNGIIVNEREVDDITIVHVDIDEEGANRTGREPGNYLTLETLGIREKDTKMQASLIRVLSEEFKAFMDACGLDERSSCLVIGLGNRDVTPDALGPKTVEQLVVTRHLFELGHMQNENEYRNVSAMAPGVMGVTGIETSEVLFGIVEKTKPDFVVAVDALAARSIERVNATIQISDTGIHPGSGVKNARKQLNEKTLGVPVIGIGIPTVVDAVSITSDTIDFLLKHFGREVKDREKPTSVLTPPGMTFGERKQLHDEDLPDENDRKKYFGIVGTLEDEDKRQLIQEVLNPLGHNLMVTPKEVDTFMEDMANVVAESLNIAFHKAVTTESSGHYTHG; encoded by the coding sequence ATGAGATATTTGGAACTGTCTTCGTTTCAACCTCGCAGCGACCTTGCGGTAGAAGATGAAAACGTGCTTCCCAATCGGGATAAAAACGGCATTATTGTGAACGAACGGGAAGTGGATGACATTACAATTGTGCATGTGGATATTGATGAAGAGGGGGCAAATCGAACGGGGAGAGAGCCTGGGAACTATTTAACCTTGGAAACGCTAGGCATAAGAGAAAAAGATACAAAAATGCAGGCGAGTCTCATTCGTGTATTGAGTGAAGAGTTCAAAGCATTTATGGATGCGTGCGGTCTAGATGAAAGAAGCAGTTGCTTGGTGATTGGGCTAGGAAATCGCGATGTAACGCCTGACGCTCTTGGTCCGAAAACAGTGGAACAGCTGGTGGTTACTCGCCATTTATTTGAACTGGGGCACATGCAAAATGAGAATGAATATCGGAATGTCTCTGCTATGGCACCCGGCGTGATGGGGGTAACAGGGATTGAAACGAGTGAAGTGCTTTTTGGCATAGTAGAAAAAACAAAACCTGATTTTGTCGTCGCCGTTGATGCTTTGGCGGCTCGTTCAATCGAACGGGTAAACGCAACCATTCAAATATCCGACACAGGTATCCATCCGGGGTCGGGGGTAAAAAATGCCCGTAAACAACTGAACGAAAAAACGCTTGGAGTGCCGGTGATCGGGATTGGCATTCCCACTGTCGTAGATGCTGTATCCATCACGAGTGACACCATCGATTTTTTGTTAAAGCACTTTGGGCGTGAAGTTAAAGATCGGGAAAAGCCGACGAGCGTATTGACACCGCCCGGAATGACTTTTGGAGAACGAAAACAGCTCCATGATGAAGATTTGCCGGACGAAAATGATCGGAAAAAATACTTCGGGATCGTCGGAACTTTGGAAGATGAAGATAAACGTCAACTTATTCAAGAAGTACTCAATCCCCTTGGCCATAATTTGATGGTCACGCCTAAAGAGGTAGACACGTTTATGGAAGATATGGCAAATGTAGTGGCCGAATCCTTAAACATTGCCTTTCATAAAGCGGTGACAACAGAATCTAGCGGGCATTACACCCATGGATAA
- the spoIIP gene encoding stage II sporulation protein P produces the protein MLQEQASSDEPSEEEGQEEQEQESSTDIDDEEPIIHISHAHNREAFHPEIEGEEDLHPEENIVKVGEHFADAFRDYGLPVEVSDDDVTGMLDERGWDYSRSYDMNREVVEDAKEEHEELEFFFDLHRDSVGREHTAATINEEEYARTFFVIGEDHPEYEQNLEMATEIHDRLEEEWPGLSRGVITRGGAGVDGVYNQDLSPNAMVVEFGGVDNTYEEVYRSADALAEVIQEYVHEELEED, from the coding sequence GTGCTTCAGGAACAAGCGAGTTCTGATGAACCTTCGGAGGAAGAAGGACAAGAAGAACAAGAACAAGAATCATCCACCGATATTGATGATGAAGAGCCGATCATTCACATTTCACATGCCCATAACCGTGAAGCATTTCATCCGGAAATAGAAGGAGAAGAGGATCTGCATCCGGAGGAGAATATCGTAAAAGTTGGGGAACATTTCGCTGACGCTTTCCGCGATTATGGATTGCCGGTAGAAGTTTCGGATGATGATGTGACGGGGATGTTGGATGAACGAGGGTGGGACTACAGCCGGTCCTATGATATGAATCGTGAAGTTGTAGAGGATGCGAAAGAAGAACACGAAGAACTTGAATTTTTCTTTGACTTGCATCGTGATTCCGTCGGAAGAGAACATACGGCTGCGACGATTAATGAAGAGGAGTATGCCCGCACATTTTTTGTTATCGGAGAGGACCACCCCGAGTATGAACAAAATTTGGAAATGGCGACAGAAATCCATGATCGTTTGGAAGAAGAGTGGCCCGGTTTAAGCCGTGGGGTCATTACCCGTGGAGGTGCCGGGGTGGATGGTGTCTACAACCAGGATCTATCCCCCAATGCCATGGTGGTCGAATTTGGGGGAGTGGACAATACGTATGAAGAAGTGTACCGAAGTGCAGATGCGTTAGCGGAAGTTATACAGGAATATGTCCATGAAGAACTTGAAGAAGATTAA
- the lepA gene encoding translation elongation factor 4, whose product MTYEEIRRRQAKIRNFSIIAHIDHGKSTLADRILEHTKSVSEREMQEQLLDEMDLERERGITIKLNSVRLRYVAKDGEEYIFHLIDTPGHVDFSYEVSRSLAACEGALLVVDASQGIEAQTLANVYLALDNDLEILSVINKIDLPSAEPDRVKQEIIDIIGLDSTEAVHASAKSGIGIEDILEEIVEKVPAPAGDPESPLQALIFDSLYDPYRGVIAYIRIVEGTVKKGDKIKMMATGKEFEVSEVGIFTPKAVAAEVLSVGDVGFLTAAIKNVSDSRVGDTITKAGNEAAQPLPGYKRMKPMVFCGLYPIDASQYNALRDALERLELNDSSLQYEAETSQALGFGFRCGFLGLLHMEILQERIEREYGIDLITTAPSVNYHVYQVDGTILEIDNPTNMPEQQAVEEVEEPFVKATVMVPNDFVGPVMELCQAKRGEFINMEYMDENRVNITYELPLTEIVYDFFDQLKSNTKGYASFDYDPIGYRASKLVKMDILLNSEKVDALSVIVHRDMAYERGKLIVEKLKDLIPRQQFEVPVQASIGNKIIARSTIKALRKNVTSKCYGGDITRKRKLLEKQKEGKRRMKNVGKVEIPQEAFMSVLRMDDDDK is encoded by the coding sequence ATGACATACGAAGAAATACGCCGTAGACAGGCGAAAATAAGAAATTTTTCTATCATTGCCCATATTGACCACGGAAAATCGACACTGGCCGATCGGATCCTGGAGCATACGAAATCGGTTTCGGAACGTGAAATGCAAGAACAGCTCCTTGATGAGATGGACTTGGAAAGAGAACGGGGCATTACCATTAAATTAAACTCCGTTCGGCTTCGCTATGTGGCTAAAGACGGAGAGGAATACATATTTCATTTAATTGATACGCCGGGACATGTCGATTTCTCCTATGAAGTATCGCGTAGCTTGGCTGCTTGTGAAGGTGCTTTGCTCGTCGTGGACGCATCCCAAGGCATCGAAGCGCAGACGCTCGCGAATGTCTATCTGGCGTTGGATAATGATTTGGAGATCTTGTCGGTCATCAACAAAATTGACCTTCCCAGTGCGGAGCCTGATCGTGTGAAACAGGAGATCATTGATATCATCGGGCTTGATTCCACCGAAGCTGTCCACGCCTCCGCCAAAAGCGGCATCGGCATTGAGGATATTTTAGAGGAAATCGTTGAAAAAGTTCCGGCACCCGCAGGTGATCCGGAATCGCCTTTGCAAGCCTTGATTTTCGATTCCTTGTACGATCCTTATCGCGGTGTCATTGCTTATATACGTATCGTGGAAGGTACGGTAAAGAAAGGCGATAAAATCAAGATGATGGCCACCGGCAAGGAATTTGAAGTAAGTGAAGTCGGGATATTCACTCCGAAAGCGGTAGCGGCTGAGGTGTTATCCGTAGGGGACGTCGGTTTTTTAACTGCAGCGATTAAAAATGTCAGTGATTCCCGGGTTGGGGATACGATCACAAAAGCAGGGAATGAAGCTGCACAACCGTTGCCCGGTTATAAACGGATGAAGCCGATGGTTTTTTGCGGTTTGTATCCGATTGACGCCAGCCAATACAACGCATTGCGGGATGCGCTTGAACGTTTGGAATTAAACGACAGTTCCCTTCAGTATGAAGCGGAAACATCTCAAGCGCTTGGCTTTGGTTTTCGTTGCGGATTTCTCGGTCTGCTCCATATGGAAATTTTACAAGAACGAATTGAGCGGGAGTATGGCATCGACCTCATAACAACGGCTCCAAGTGTGAATTATCACGTCTATCAAGTCGACGGGACGATATTGGAAATCGACAATCCGACGAACATGCCCGAGCAACAGGCAGTGGAAGAGGTTGAAGAACCGTTCGTAAAAGCAACCGTGATGGTTCCCAATGATTTTGTCGGTCCGGTCATGGAGTTATGCCAGGCGAAACGCGGAGAGTTCATTAATATGGAGTACATGGATGAAAATCGCGTGAACATCACGTATGAACTCCCTCTTACCGAAATTGTTTATGACTTTTTCGATCAATTGAAATCCAATACAAAAGGATATGCCTCTTTTGATTACGACCCGATCGGCTATCGGGCATCCAAACTGGTAAAGATGGACATTCTTCTCAACAGCGAAAAGGTGGATGCGCTGTCGGTCATCGTTCATCGGGACATGGCATATGAACGGGGCAAACTGATCGTCGAAAAACTGAAAGATTTAATCCCGAGACAACAGTTTGAAGTTCCGGTGCAGGCGAGTATCGGCAATAAAATTATCGCACGCTCCACAATCAAAGCATTGCGGAAAAATGTGACTTCCAAATGTTACGGGGGCGACATCACACGGAAAAGAAAATTATTGGAGAAACAAAAAGAAGGGAAACGGCGAATGAAAAATGTCGGGAAAGTAGAGATCCCTCAAGAAGCGTTTATGTCGGTGCTTCGGATGGACGATGATGACAAATAG
- the hemW gene encoding radical SAM family heme chaperone HemW, whose protein sequence is MIKGAYVHIPFCNQICHYCDFNKVLIKNQPVDDYLEALQAEGEKRLNETVQYMDTLYIGGGTPTSLSAQQLQTLFSNLKRAGLSWDASSEVTVEVNPDGIDDDRLYALKASGVNRISIGVQTFDPELLETLGRTHSVEDVSRTIARARELGFDNISIDLMFALPGQTLHQWQTTIEKAISLKPDHISAYGLKIEAKTQFYNWLQAGKLTPLSEDEEADMYDVLLSTLEHNGYEQYEISNFATRGKESAHNLIYWRNQPYLGLGAGAHGYQNSERYGNILPIPHYLKSVGKGEWPERTRQPVSLKEQMEEEMFLGLRLKEGVHVHRFNDKFDTSFYDVYGRIHDELVNDGLLHEEEGRIRLTEKGKYLGNNVFASFLFDD, encoded by the coding sequence ATGATTAAAGGGGCATATGTTCATATTCCCTTTTGCAACCAGATCTGCCATTATTGTGATTTCAATAAAGTATTGATAAAAAATCAACCGGTGGACGATTATTTGGAAGCTTTACAAGCCGAAGGGGAAAAGCGTTTAAATGAAACCGTTCAATATATGGACACGCTTTATATCGGTGGAGGAACGCCGACATCCCTATCTGCGCAGCAGTTGCAAACGTTATTTTCCAATCTGAAACGAGCCGGCCTTTCCTGGGATGCGTCGAGTGAAGTGACCGTAGAAGTGAACCCGGATGGCATAGATGATGATCGCTTGTACGCGTTGAAGGCTTCCGGCGTCAACCGTATCAGCATTGGTGTGCAAACGTTTGATCCTGAATTGTTGGAGACGCTCGGCCGTACGCACAGTGTGGAAGATGTCAGCAGAACAATCGCGCGGGCACGGGAACTCGGCTTTGACAACATCTCGATCGATTTAATGTTTGCGTTGCCCGGCCAAACGCTCCATCAATGGCAAACAACTATTGAGAAGGCTATTTCGCTTAAACCTGATCATATTTCGGCGTATGGATTGAAAATTGAAGCCAAAACGCAGTTTTACAATTGGTTGCAGGCAGGGAAATTAACACCGTTAAGCGAGGATGAAGAAGCGGACATGTACGACGTCCTGCTGTCAACATTAGAGCATAATGGTTACGAGCAATATGAAATCAGCAACTTTGCCACACGAGGAAAGGAAAGTGCCCATAACCTTATTTATTGGCGCAATCAACCTTATTTAGGCTTAGGTGCAGGTGCCCACGGATACCAAAATAGCGAGCGGTATGGAAACATTTTGCCGATCCCCCACTATTTAAAATCCGTCGGCAAAGGTGAGTGGCCTGAACGGACACGGCAGCCGGTATCGTTGAAGGAACAAATGGAAGAGGAAATGTTTCTCGGCTTACGTTTAAAAGAAGGAGTTCACGTTCATCGTTTTAATGACAAATTCGATACTAGCTTTTACGATGTATACGGCCGGATCCATGACGAATTGGTCAATGACGGCTTGTTGCACGAGGAGGAAGGACGAATACGATTGACGGAAAAAGGGAAATATCTTGGCAATAACGTATTTGCTTCTTTTTTATTTGATGATTAA